A single window of Streptomyces xanthii DNA harbors:
- a CDS encoding PP2C family protein-serine/threonine phosphatase — protein MSPHVFADRPAGQPPERGTVDALISQTRRLLGDVDAVRRDAVGDAADPEARWQRALYELAVHQLSDLDRHLAQLREGPALARADRPAQRAAGSLLSRVGSAEWDLLTDEASWSEELFQILGRDPSVPALTLDELPSVVHADDQPKLTSMVTDCLIDGKPIDGEFRVVRPDGSVRTVHMMGEPVLDADGATASMWAVVRDVSELRRSQRTVRETRDSLRRRRPVAPPEPQEAAPPAWRGSLQVPRASTGAPGGLDIAALRLPAATGAPSGGDWYDALGLADGATLLSVGDLPGRGAAATADVAMLLGAARGMALCGTDPAGLLSGLNHLLDTPAQPRLGSALCCRYDPVARVLTWASAGHPAPLLFRDGAGRALTSPAGSPLGAPAGTAYGQAEETLRAGDLLLLHTDGLVPRRGATAAAGRLLALAPRLTAARDPQECLRMVSDELGGDERENDGCVLVARVGS, from the coding sequence ATGTCCCCCCATGTCTTCGCGGACCGCCCCGCCGGCCAGCCGCCGGAGCGTGGCACCGTCGACGCGCTGATCTCGCAGACACGCCGTCTGCTCGGTGACGTCGATGCCGTGCGCCGTGACGCCGTGGGCGACGCGGCCGACCCCGAGGCGCGCTGGCAGCGCGCACTCTACGAGCTGGCCGTGCACCAACTGAGCGATCTCGACCGGCACTTGGCGCAACTGCGCGAGGGTCCGGCCCTCGCGCGCGCCGACCGGCCCGCCCAGCGGGCCGCGGGCTCCCTGCTCAGCCGGGTCGGCAGCGCGGAATGGGATCTGCTGACCGACGAGGCCAGTTGGTCCGAGGAGCTCTTCCAGATCCTCGGCCGCGACCCGTCCGTGCCCGCCCTCACGCTCGACGAGCTGCCCTCCGTGGTGCACGCCGACGACCAGCCGAAGCTGACCTCGATGGTCACCGACTGCCTGATCGACGGGAAGCCGATCGACGGCGAGTTCCGTGTCGTGCGCCCGGACGGTTCCGTGCGCACGGTGCACATGATGGGCGAGCCGGTGCTCGACGCGGACGGCGCGACCGCGTCGATGTGGGCGGTCGTCCGGGACGTCAGCGAGCTGCGCCGCAGCCAGCGCACGGTGCGCGAGACCCGTGACTCCCTCCGGCGCCGCCGGCCCGTCGCACCGCCCGAGCCGCAGGAGGCCGCGCCACCCGCGTGGCGCGGCTCGCTCCAGGTCCCGCGCGCCTCCACCGGCGCACCCGGCGGACTCGACATCGCCGCGCTGCGCCTCCCCGCCGCGACCGGCGCGCCGTCGGGCGGCGACTGGTACGACGCGCTCGGACTGGCGGACGGCGCGACGCTGTTGAGCGTCGGCGATCTGCCCGGGCGCGGCGCCGCCGCCACCGCGGACGTCGCGATGCTGCTCGGCGCCGCCCGCGGCATGGCTCTGTGCGGTACCGACCCCGCCGGACTGCTGTCCGGGCTGAACCACCTCCTGGACACCCCCGCCCAGCCGCGGCTGGGCAGCGCACTGTGCTGCCGGTACGACCCGGTGGCCCGGGTGCTGACCTGGGCCTCGGCCGGTCACCCCGCCCCGCTGCTGTTCCGCGACGGCGCCGGGCGCGCCCTCACGTCACCGGCGGGCTCGCCACTGGGCGCCCCGGCCGGTACGGCGTACGGGCAGGCCGAGGAGACCCTGCGCGCCGGTGATCTGCTGCTGCTGCACACCGACGGACTGGTGCCACGCCGCGGGGCCACCGCGGCGGCGGGCCGGCTGCTCGCCCTCGCCCCGCGCCTCACCGCCGCCCGGGACCCGCAGGAGTGCCTGCGCATGGTCTCGGACGAGCTCGGCGGGGACGAGCGGGAGAACGACGGCTGCGTCCTCGTCGCCCGGGTCGGTTCCTGA